A stretch of Oryza brachyantha chromosome 4, ObraRS2, whole genome shotgun sequence DNA encodes these proteins:
- the LOC102710293 gene encoding zinc finger CCCH domain-containing protein 24 has protein sequence MEMEMEDTKAAPPPPSDLDVTGDKRKRDDDASSSVAGKDAQHPMWKTSLCSFFRRPAADGCSHGESCRYAHSEEELRPRPDGTWDPTSDRAKKLRKVADEVDEEPVTVDDSALDKCLVGLPRGWASDRLKTFLHDKGVSYATAKKKKGMTVGFVTFENIEQLKNAIEVLTENQSGGKEIKIADANRRSHQKLNTERPVSDNGVATENGTSVDIPPGGTSAPEAAISSKKSVRDAVTPLAHMPYNDQLEHKKNNIAQILKRLTRNARKACPTAIPLPDWVFKSKEIGGLPCKLEGILESPVINGYRNKCEFSVGFSLEGKKTVGFMLGNFREGVTAVEEPVDCLNVSEISCKYALMFQDFLQSSSLPVWNRIDNCGFWRQFTVREGRCPDAQNAETQISEVMLIVQVCSTGVDEALMKDEFDKLTVALEQGAATCLPPLPLTTIVVQDHKGISNAAPADCPLIPLLVPKVDQSEGTVDKTRIHDHISSLRFSISPTAFFQVNTLAAERLYTLAGDWANLNLGTLLFDVCCGTGTIGLTLAHRVGMVVGIEMNESAVSDAQRNALINGVKNCRFVCGKAEDVMGSLLTEYLGSPQQDIPVSEGEVSGSVKDEEVIDGSQRSENMDSSKEKNDSGENQELRDTPPDCPAVIDEIKGNSSYRVSNGLEGSHDEYKEPVGEDTCGEASSINESVDLKVSDSLEDSKTCHDGSSIPNNDVTATTACQFQDIVAIVDPPRVGLHPTVIKALRTHPRIRRLVYISCNPDSLVANAIELCTPSSERQEKNKGNRGWRTMSSAGLARQRTKSMPNSEPFVPKKAMAVDLFPHTSHCEMVMLFER, from the exons atggagatggagatggaggacACCAaggccgccccgccgccaccgtccgaCCTCGACGTCACCGGGGACAAACGCAAGAGGGACGACGATGCATCCTCCTCCGTTGCTGGTAAGGATGCCCAGCACCCGATGTGGAAGACCAGCCTCTGCTCCTTcttccgccgccccgccgctgATGGCTGCAGCCACGGTGAGTCCTGCCGCTACGCGCACtccgaggaggagctccgcccGCGCCCCGACGGCACGTGGGACCCCACCTCCGACCGCGCCAAGAAGCTCCGCAAGGTCGCCGACGAGGTCGACGAAGAGCCGGTCACCGTTGACGACAGCGCCTTGGACAAGTGCCTCGTCGGCCTCCCGAGGGGCTGGGCCTCCGACAGGCTCAAGACCTTCCTCCATGACAAG GGAGTCTCATATGCAACagcaaagaagaagaagggaaTGACTGTTGGTTTTGTGacttttgaaaatattgaacAGCTGAAGAATGCTATTGAG GTACTTACGGAGAACCAATCTGgtggaaaagaaataaagataGCAGATGCCAATCGTAGGTCTCATCAAAAGTTGAACACAGAAAGGCCTGTATCTGACAATGGAGTGGCAACAGAAAATGGTACTAGTGTTGATATTCCTCCAGGGGGGACATCTGCACCTGAAGCAGCAATATCAAGTAAAAAAAGTGTCCGTGATGCAGTTACTCCCCTTGCCCATATGCCTTATAATGACCAGCTAGAGcacaaaaagaataatattgcACAGATACTGAAGAGACTT ACTCGCAATGCTAGGAAAGCTTGCCCAACTGCCATTCCCCTTCCAGATTGGGTTTTTAAATCCAAGGAAATTG GTGGCCTTCCTTGCAAGCTTGAAGGCATTCTGGAGTCCCCAGTGATTAATGGATACCGTAACAAGTGTGAATTCTCTGTGGGATTTTCtttggagggaaaaaagacAGTTGGATTTATGCTTGGAAATTTTAG GGAAGGTGTGACTGCTGTTGAAGAACCTGTGGACTGTCTAAATGTCTCAGAAATTTCCTGTAAATATGCTTTGATGTTCCAAGACTTTCTGCAGTCATCAAGCTTGCCTGTGTGGAACAGAATTGATAATTGTGGATTTTGGCGTCAATTCACG GTTCGGGAGGGAAGATGTCCTGATGCACAGAATGCAGAAACCCAAATATCAGAAGTCATGCTTATTGTGCAG GTTTGCTCCACAGGTGTTGATGAGGCACTGATGAAAGATGAATTTGACAAGTTGACTGTTGCCCTGGAACAAGGAGCAGCAACATGCTTACCTCCGTTGCCTCTAACAACTATAGTAGTGCAA GATCACAAAGGAATTTCAAATGCTGCACCAGCCGATTGTCCATTGATCCCACTATTGGTGCCAAAGGTAGATCAATCAGAAGGTACAGTGGACAAAACAAGAATCCATGATCACATCAGCAGTCTGAGGTTCTCCATATCGCCAACAGCATTTTTTCAG GTTAATACTCTTGCTGCAGAAAGGTTATATACCCTTGCTGGTGATTGGGCCAATCTCAATCTGGGGACATTACTTTTTGACGTATGCTGTGGAACTGGAACAATTGGATTAACTTTAGCGCACCGTGTTGGGATG GTTGTTGGAATCGAAATGAATGAATCAGCAGTTTCTGATGCTCAGAGAAATGCGCTCATTAACGGTGTAAAAAATTGTCGCTTTGTCTGTGGGAAG GCCGAAGATGTGATGGGGTCTCTTCTCACTGAATATCTTGGTTCGCCACAGCAGGACATTCCTGTTTCAGAAGGTGAAGTGAGTGGTTCAGTGAAAGATGAGGAAGTAATTGATGGTTCTCAGAGAAGTGAAAATATGGACAGCTCAAAGGAGAAAAATGACAGTGGTGAAAACCAGGAGCTCAGGGATACACCACCTGACTGTCCTGCTGTGATAGATGAGATAAAAGGGAATTCCAGTTATAGGGTTAGCAATGGGTTGGAAGGCAGCCACGATGAATACAAAGAGCCTGTTGGAGAAGATACCTGTGGGGAAGCATCATCGATCAATGAGTCTGTTGACCTGAAAGTATCTGACAGTTTGGAGGACAGCAAGACATGTCATGATGGTTCTTCCATTCCTAATAATGATGTGACTGCAACTACTGCATGTCAGTTCCAGGACATCGTTGCTATTGTGGATCCTCCTCGTGTTGGACTTCACCCTACC GTGATCAAGGCATTGAGGACTCATCCACGAATTCGACGTCTAGT GTATATCTCCTGCAATCCAGACAGTCTAGTTGCCAATGCGATTGAGCTGTGTACCCCATCGTCTGAGAGAcaagaaaagaacaaaggcAACCGGGGGTGGCGAACCATGAGCAGCGCCGGTCTTGCAAGGCAGCGCACAAAATCAATGCCCAATTCTGAACCTTTTGTTCCCAAGAAAGCCATGGCTGTTGATTTGTTCCCCCACACCTCGCATTGTGAGATGGTTATGCTTTTCGAGAGGTGA
- the LOC102710012 gene encoding ABC transporter G family member 34-like produces the protein MKTGAEIQRVASLRREGGGSMASMWLSADDGAFSRSSSSRRREEEDDEEALRWAALQRLPTYERVRTAILPSPTTEGLGVVDVQRLGRQERRALLERLVRVAEDDNERFLLKLKERIERVGIEMPTVEVRFERVMAEAEVRVGNSGLPTVLNSITNKLTPSCIRSRSKHTMRILHHVSGIIRPRRMTLLLGPPGSGKTTFLLALAGRLQHNSTNHLKFSGEVTYNGHGMDEFVAQRTAAYIGQHDLHIGEMTVRETLSFSARCQGVGTRIDMLTELSRREKAANIKPDADVDAFMKASAMEGKDSSLITDYILKILGLEICADTMVGDDMVRGISGGQRKRVTTGEMLVGPANAFFMDEISTGLDSSTTFQIVKSIRQSIHILGGTAVISLLQPAPETYDLFDDIILLSDGHIVYQGPRESVLDFFDSMGFKCPDRKGVADFLQEVTSRKDQKQYWMHHDRPYQYVPIKEFASAFELFHTGRSIAEELATPFDKKKSHPAALTTSRYGVSTMELLRANIDRELLLIKRNSFVYIFRTIQLMTVSAMAMTVFFRTKMHRDSVADGVIFMGALFFSVMMIMLNGLSELPLTIFKLPVFFKQRDLFFFPAWTYTMPSWILKIPMSFIEVGGFCFMAYYVIGFDPNVTRFFKQYLLLLAVSQMAASLFRFVGGAARNLILANVFGSFMLLIFMVLGGFILARDKVNKWWIWGYWISPMMYAQNAISVNEFLGHSWDKVLNNSLSNETLGVQALRSRGVFPEAKWYWIGFTALTGFIMLFNAFFTLALTYLKPYGKSQPSVSEEELKEKEANINGNVPGLDTTMTSSTNPTTVGNIETGSEVLDSSLATQRGMVLPFTPLSLTFSDIKYSVDMPQEMKAHGVVEDRLELLKGVSGSFRPGVLTALMGVSGAGKTTLMDVLAGRKTGGYIEGNITISGYPKKQETFARVSGYCEQNDIHSPQVTVHESLLFSAWLRLPKDVDSKTRKMFIEEVMDLVELKPLRDALVGLPGVNGLSTEQRKRLTIAVELVANPSIIFMDEPTSGLDARAAAIVMRTVRNTVNTGRTVVCTIHQPSIDIFEAFDELFLMKRGGEEIYVGPLGHNSSELIKYFEGIQGVSKIKDGYNPATWMLEVSTVSQEQELGIDFCDVYRKSELFQRNKALIEEMSRPSAGSSELYFPTQYSQSFVNQCMACLWKQHLSYWRNPAYNAVRLFFTTVIALIFGTIFWDLGGKIGQSQDLFNAMGSMYSAVLFIGVLNAQSVQPVVSVERTVFYRERAAGMYSALPYAFGQVAIEFPYTLVQSVVYSILVYSMIGFEWTVAKFFWYLFFMFFTLLYFTFYGMMAVGLTPSYHVASIISSAFYAIWNLFTGFVISRPQTPIWWRWYCWICPVAWTLYGLIVSQYGDIVTPMDDGIPVKLFVENYFDFKHTWLGLVALVIVAFTMLFALLFGFAIMKLNFQKR, from the exons ATGAAGACGGGGGCGGAGATACAGCGGGTGGCGAGCTTACGGAGAGAAGGCGGGGGATCCATGGCGTCCATGTGGCTGAGCGCGGACGACGGGGCGTTctcgcggtcgtcgtcgtcgaggaggagggaggaggaggacgacgaggaggcgctGCGGTGGGCGGCGCTGCAGAGGCTGCCCACGTACGAGCGGGTGCGCACGGCCATCctgccgtcgccgacgacggaGGGGCTCGGGGTGGTGGACGTGCAGAGGCTGGGTCGGCAGGAGCGGCGGGCGCTGCTGGAGCGGCTGGTGCGGGTGGCCGAGGACGACAACGAGCGGTTCCTGCTGAAGCTGAAGGAGCGGATCGAGCGGGTGGGCATCGAGATGCCGACGGTGGAGGTGCGGTTCGAGCGGGTgatggcggaggcggaggtgcgCGTCGGCAACAGCGGCCTCCCCACCGTCCTCAACTCCATCACCAACAAGCTCACCCCCAGTTGCATCCGCAGTCGCAGCAAGCACACCATGCGCATCCTGCACCACGTCTCCGGCATCATCAGGCCCCGCAGGATGACGCTGCTGCTGGGCCCACCCGGATCCGGCAAGACCACCTTCCTTCTCGCCTTGGCCGGAAGGCTACAACACAACTCCACTAATCACCTCAAG TTCTCTGGAGAAGTGACGTACAATGGGCATGGGATGGATGAGTTTGTGGCACAGAGGACAGCTGCGTACATCGGGCAGCATGACCTTCATATCGGGGAAATGACTGTTCGCGAGACGCTCTCTTTCTCCGCACGCTGCCAGGGTGTTGGCACTCGCATTG ATATGCTGACCGAGCTGTCGAGGCGAGAGAAGGCGGCAAATATCAAGCCTGACGCTGATGTCGACGCGTTTATGAAG GCTTCTGCAATGGAGGGAAAAGATAGCAGTCTGATTACTGACTACATACTCAAG atATTAGGACTGGAGATATGTGCAGACACGATGGTAGGAGATGATATGGTGAGAGGTATCTCCGGTGGACAACGGAAGCGTGTCACCACag GTGAGATGCTTGTGGGGCCAGCCAATGCATTCTTCATGGACGAGATATCGACTGGGCTCGACAGCTCGACCACGTTCCAGATCGTGAAGTCGATCAGGCAGAGCATCCACATCCTGGGCGGCACAGCAGTCATCTCCCTGTTGCAGCCAGCTCCCGAGACATACGACCTCTTCGACGACATCATACTCCTCTCCGATGGCCACATCGTGTACCAGGGCCCCAGAGAGAGTGTGCTCGACTTCTTCGACTCCATGGGCTTCAAGTGCCCTGACAGGAAGGGTGTTGCTGACTTCTTACAGGAA GTAACTTCTAGGAAAGATCAGAAGCAGTACTGGATGCACCATGACAGGCCCTACCAGTATGTGCCAATCAAGGAATTTGCCAGCGCATTCGAGCTGTTCCACACTGGGAGAAGCATAGCAGAGGAGCTCGCCACTCCATTCGACAAGAAAAAGAGCCATCCGGCTGCACTCACCACCTCCAGGTATGGCGTCAGCACCATGGAGCTGCTCAGGGCAAACATCGACCGGGAACTACTGCTCATCAAGAGGAATTCCTTCGTCTATATCTTCAGAACCATCCAG CTTATGACGGTGTCAGCAATGGCGATGACTGTCTTCTTCCGTACAAAGATGCACCGTGATTCAGTGGCTGATGGAGTCATCTTCATGGGCGCGCTCTTCTTCTCAGTGATGATGATAATGCTTAATGGTTTATCTGAGCTACCACTGACCATTTTTAAGCTGCCAGTTTTCTTCAAGCAAAGagatcttttcttctttccagCTTGGACCTACACCATGCCCTCATGGATTCTTAAGATCCCTATGTCCTTTATTGAGGTTGGTGGGTTTTGTTTCATGGCTTACTATGTTATTGGGTTTGATCCAAATGTAACCAg GTTCTTCAAGCAGTATCTGCTTTTGTTAGCTGTCAGTCAGATGGCAGCGTCACTCTTCAGGTTTGTTGGTGGGGCAGCAAGGAACCTGATCCTTGCAAATGTCTTTGGATCGTTCATGTTGCTAATCTTTATGGTACTTGGTGGTTTTATTCTAGCAAGAG ACAAAGTGAATAAATGGTGGATTTGGGGCTACTGGATCTCCCCAATGATGTATGCACAGAATGCCATCTCAGTGAATGAGTTTCTGGGGCATAGCTGGGACAAAGTCTTGAATAATTCCTTATCCAATGAGACCCTTGGCGTGCAAGCCCTTAGGTCCCGTGGAGTCTTCCCAGAAGCCAAGTGGTACTGGATCGGCTTCACTGCATTGACCGGATTCATCATGCTCTTCAATGCTTTCTTCACGCTTGCACTAACATACCTCAAAC CCTATGGTAAGTCCCAACCATCAGTATCTGAAGAGGAGCTGAAGGAGAAGGAAGCAAACATCAATGGTAATGTTCCAGGCCTTGATACTACCATGACATCAAGTACTAATCCAACAACAGTTGGCAACATAGAAACTGGTTCAGAAGTTCTTGACAGTTCTCTAGCAACACAAAGGGGCATGGTTCTCCCTTTTACCCCACTCTCACTCACTTTCAGCGACATCAAATACTCCGTCGACATGCCACAG GAAATGAAAGCGCATGGAGTAGTAGAGGACCGGTTGGAGCTGCTCAAAGGTGTGAGTGGGTCCTTCAGGCCGGGAGTGCTGACGGCGCTTATGGGTGTCAGTGGTGCTGGAAAGACTACTCTGATGGATGTGTTAGCAGGGAGAAAGACAGGTGGGTACATTGAAGGGAACATCACCATATCAGGATACCCAAAGAAACAAGAGACTTTTGCACGTGTATCAGGATACTGTGAGCAGAATGACATCCACTCACCACAGGTGACAGTCCATGAGTCATTGCTTTTCTCAGCTTGGCTCAGGCTTCCCAAGGATGTTGATTCAAAAACAAGAAAG ATGTTCATTGAGGAGGTGATGGATCTTGTGGAGCTCAAGCCTTTGAGAGATGCTTTAGTTGGTCTTCCTGGAGTTAATGGCCTCTCAACTGAGCAGAGGAAGAGGCTGACCATTGCTGTAGAGCTTGTTGCTAATCCTTCAATCATCTTCATGGATGAGCCAACTTCAGGGCTTGATGCCAGAGCAGCTGCCATTGTTATGAGGACAGTGAGGAATACTGTCAATACTGGTAGAACTGTGGTATGCACGATTCATCAGCCTAGCATTGACATATTTGAAGCATTTGATGAG CTTTTCCTAATGAAAAGAGGAGGGGAAGAAATATATGTTGGCCCATTGGGCCATAATTCTTCAGAGCTGATCAAGTATTTCGAG GGGATCCAAGGAGTCAGCAAAATTAAAGATGGTTACAATCCAGCAACGTGGATGTTGGAGGTGTCAACAGTTTCTCAAGAACAGGAACTGGGTATTGATTTCTGTGACGTATACAGGAAATCTGAACTCTTCCA GAGGAACAAGGCATTGATAGAGGAAATGAGCAGACCGTCGGCAGGATCGAGTGAGCTGTATTTCCCTACACAGTACTCACAGTCTTTCGTAAATCAATGCATGGCTTGCCTGTGGAAGCAACACCTGTCATACTGGAGGAACCCTGCTTACAACGCCGTAAGGTTATTTTTTACCACTGTCATCGCCCTCATCTTCGGCACCATCTTCTGGGACCTTGGTGGCAAAAT TGGGCAGTCACAGGACTTGTTCAATGCCATGGGGTCAATGTACTCGGCGGTGCTGTTCATCGGCGTGCTAAATGCTCAGTCAGTTCAGCCAGTGGTATCAGTGGAGAGGACGGTGTTTTACCGTGAAAGAGCTGCTGGCATGTATTCAGCTCTCCCGTATGCATTTGGACAG GTTGCCATTGAATTCCCATACACACTGGTTCAGTCTGTGGTATATAGCATCCTGGTGTACTCGATGATTGGGTTCGAATGGACGGTGGCTAAATTCTTCTGGTACCTCTTCTTCATGTTCTTCACGCTGCTCTACTTTACGTTCTACGGCATGATGGCAGTGGGCCTGACGCCAAGCTACCATGTCGCCTCGATCATCTCCTCGGCTTTCTATGCCATCTGGAACCTCTTCACCGGCTTCGTCATCTCCAGACCG CAAACTCCAATCTGGTGGAGATGGTACTGCTGGATATGCCCTGTTGCATGGACACTCTACGGGCTGATTGTGTCGCAGTATGGTGATATTGTGACGCCAATGGATGATGGCATACCCGTCAAACTCTTCGTGGAGAACTACTTCGACTTCAAGCACACCTGGCTGGGTTTGGTGGCCCTTGTCATCGTCGCATTCACCATGTTGTTTGCCCTCCTTTTTGGCTTTGCCATCATGAAGCTCAACTTCCAGAAGAGATAG